From the Peromyscus leucopus breed LL Stock chromosome 8b, UCI_PerLeu_2.1, whole genome shotgun sequence genome, one window contains:
- the Bricd5 gene encoding BRICHOS domain-containing protein 5 isoform X1 — protein MEPGHIHTESLRSRLVEVKTKTCPRGWRAAGLLLLLTLATAGALAGGLLGFLYSPPKPLLQMLQKTFSSSRVPWPNQTTLVDVAQNMATIVVSPLQSNHSWAMLFDGQSGYICYRPAEHQACFLRLMEAQDWETLRLLVNTSRVSSTAWLAAPPSHPQGQGTNKRSSVQPGWAGQGSGFRGTESSIFPSLRLLTGAGGRAIRLGRNMDAPPSQDQGSTIWWPTRVFLQAQESRVPGQDTHYAQELLAVLGGHTVDPAQVGAPVRHLCVDTPIYWARRAEGPQRQRLIYLCIDICFPSNICVSVCFYYLPD, from the exons ATGGAGCCAGGGCACATCCACACTGAGAGCCTCAGGTCCAGGCTTGTTGAG GTGAAGACTAAAACCtgccctaggggctggagagctgcagGCCTGCTGCTACTGCTGACACTGGCCACTGCAGGGGCcctagctggagggcttcttggCTTCCTGTACAGCCCTCCCAAG CCATTGTTGCAGATGCTCCAAAAGACCTTCTCAAGCTCCAGGGTGCCCTGGCCCAACCAAACCACTCTCGTGGACGTGGCCCAGAACATGGCGACTATCGTGGTGTCTCCGCTTCAGAGCAACCACAGCTGGGCTATGCTGTTCGACGGGCAAAGT GGCTACATCTGCTACCGCCCTGCAGAGCACCAGGCCTGCTTCCTCCGTCTGATGGAAGCCCAAGATTGGGAGACCCTACGGCTGCTGGTGAACACTTCCAGGGTGAGCAGTACTGCTTGGCTTGCCGCCCCTCCCAGCCACCCCCAAGGCCAGGGGACAAACAAAAGGTCCTCTGTGCAGCCCGGCTGGGCCGGCcaaggctctggtttcaggggaaCAGAAAGCTCTATCTTCCCCTCACTAAGGCTGTTGACAGGAGCAGGTGGAAGGGCCATCAGGCTGGGGCGGAACATGGATGCCCCACCCAGCCAGGACCAAGGAAGCACTATATGGTGGCCCACTAGAGTCTTTCTGCAGGCCCAAGAATCCCGTGTACCTGGCCAGGACACCCACTATGCCCAGGAGCTGCTGGCAGTTTTGGGGGGCCATACCGTGGACCCTGCCCAAGTGGGAGCTCCGGTGCGACACCTTTGCGTGGACACTCCCATCTACTGGGCCCGACGAGCAGAGG GGCCCCAGAGACAGCGGCTGATCTACCTCTGCATTGACATCTGCTTCCCGAGCAACATCTGTGTGTCCGTCTGCTTTTATTACCTTCCAGACTAA
- the Bricd5 gene encoding BRICHOS domain-containing protein 5 isoform X3 → MEPGHIHTESLRSRLVEVKTKTCPRGWRAAGLLLLLTLATAGALAGGLLGFLYSPPKPLLQMLQKTFSSSRVPWPNQTTLVDVAQNMATIVVSPLQSNHSWAMLFDGQSGYICYRPAEHQACFLRLMEAQDWETLRLLVNTSRAQESRVPGQDTHYAQELLAVLGGHTVDPAQVGAPVRHLCVDTPIYWARRAEGPQRQRLIYLCIDICFPSNICVSVCFYYLPD, encoded by the exons ATGGAGCCAGGGCACATCCACACTGAGAGCCTCAGGTCCAGGCTTGTTGAG GTGAAGACTAAAACCtgccctaggggctggagagctgcagGCCTGCTGCTACTGCTGACACTGGCCACTGCAGGGGCcctagctggagggcttcttggCTTCCTGTACAGCCCTCCCAAG CCATTGTTGCAGATGCTCCAAAAGACCTTCTCAAGCTCCAGGGTGCCCTGGCCCAACCAAACCACTCTCGTGGACGTGGCCCAGAACATGGCGACTATCGTGGTGTCTCCGCTTCAGAGCAACCACAGCTGGGCTATGCTGTTCGACGGGCAAAGT GGCTACATCTGCTACCGCCCTGCAGAGCACCAGGCCTGCTTCCTCCGTCTGATGGAAGCCCAAGATTGGGAGACCCTACGGCTGCTGGTGAACACTTCCAGG GCCCAAGAATCCCGTGTACCTGGCCAGGACACCCACTATGCCCAGGAGCTGCTGGCAGTTTTGGGGGGCCATACCGTGGACCCTGCCCAAGTGGGAGCTCCGGTGCGACACCTTTGCGTGGACACTCCCATCTACTGGGCCCGACGAGCAGAGG GGCCCCAGAGACAGCGGCTGATCTACCTCTGCATTGACATCTGCTTCCCGAGCAACATCTGTGTGTCCGTCTGCTTTTATTACCTTCCAGACTAA
- the Bricd5 gene encoding BRICHOS domain-containing protein 5 isoform X2, with translation MLQKTFSSSRVPWPNQTTLVDVAQNMATIVVSPLQSNHSWAMLFDGQSGYICYRPAEHQACFLRLMEAQDWETLRLLVNTSRVSSTAWLAAPPSHPQGQGTNKRSSVQPGWAGQGSGFRGTESSIFPSLRLLTGAGGRAIRLGRNMDAPPSQDQGSTIWWPTRVFLQAQESRVPGQDTHYAQELLAVLGGHTVDPAQVGAPVRHLCVDTPIYWARRAEGPQRQRLIYLCIDICFPSNICVSVCFYYLPD, from the exons ATGCTCCAAAAGACCTTCTCAAGCTCCAGGGTGCCCTGGCCCAACCAAACCACTCTCGTGGACGTGGCCCAGAACATGGCGACTATCGTGGTGTCTCCGCTTCAGAGCAACCACAGCTGGGCTATGCTGTTCGACGGGCAAAGT GGCTACATCTGCTACCGCCCTGCAGAGCACCAGGCCTGCTTCCTCCGTCTGATGGAAGCCCAAGATTGGGAGACCCTACGGCTGCTGGTGAACACTTCCAGGGTGAGCAGTACTGCTTGGCTTGCCGCCCCTCCCAGCCACCCCCAAGGCCAGGGGACAAACAAAAGGTCCTCTGTGCAGCCCGGCTGGGCCGGCcaaggctctggtttcaggggaaCAGAAAGCTCTATCTTCCCCTCACTAAGGCTGTTGACAGGAGCAGGTGGAAGGGCCATCAGGCTGGGGCGGAACATGGATGCCCCACCCAGCCAGGACCAAGGAAGCACTATATGGTGGCCCACTAGAGTCTTTCTGCAGGCCCAAGAATCCCGTGTACCTGGCCAGGACACCCACTATGCCCAGGAGCTGCTGGCAGTTTTGGGGGGCCATACCGTGGACCCTGCCCAAGTGGGAGCTCCGGTGCGACACCTTTGCGTGGACACTCCCATCTACTGGGCCCGACGAGCAGAGG GGCCCCAGAGACAGCGGCTGATCTACCTCTGCATTGACATCTGCTTCCCGAGCAACATCTGTGTGTCCGTCTGCTTTTATTACCTTCCAGACTAA
- the Mlst8 gene encoding target of rapamycin complex subunit LST8 isoform X2 encodes MIAAAGYQHIRMYDLNSNNPNPIISYDGVNKNIASVGFHEDGRWMYTGGEDCTARIWDLRSRNLQCQRIFQVNAPINCVCLHPNQAELIVGDQSGAIHIWDLKTDHNEQLIPEPEVSITSAHIDPDASYMAAVNSAGNCYVWNLTGGIGDEVTQLIPKTKIPAHTRYALQCRFSPDSTLLATCSADQTCKIWRTSNFSLMTELSIKSSNPGESSRGWMWGCAFSGDSQYIVTASSDNLARLWCVETGEIKREYGGHQKAVVCLAFNDSVLG; translated from the exons ATGATTGCTGCTGCAG GTTACCAACATATCCGCATGTATGATCTCAACTCCAATAACCCCAACCCCATCATCAGTTATGACGGAGTCAATAAGAACATCGCATCTGTGGGCTTTCACGAGGATGGCCGCTGGATGTACACGGGCGGGGAGGACTGCACGGCTCGCATCTGGGACCTCAG GTCCCGGAATCTGCAGTGCCAGCGCATCTTCCAGGTGAATGCACCCATTAATTGCGTGTGTCTGCATCCCAACCAG GCAGAACTCATTGTGGGTGACCAGAGCGGTGCTATCCACATCTGGGACCTGAAGACAGACCACAACGAGCAGCTGATCCCTGAGCCTGAGGTTTCCATCACGTCTGCCCACATTGACCCCGATGCCAGCTACATGGCAGCCGTCAATAgtgct GGAAACTGCTATGTCTGGAACCTGACGGGAGGCATTGGTGATGAGGTGACTCAGCTCATTCCCAAGACCAAGATCCCAGCCCACACACGCTATGCCCTACAGTGCCGCTTCAGCCCTGACTCCAC GCTCCTTGCTACCTGTTCAGCTGACCAGACGTGTAAAATTTGGAGGACATCCAACTTCTCCCTGATGACCGAGCTCAGCATCAAGAGCAGTAACCCTGGAGAGTCATCCCGTGGCTGGATGTGGGGCTGTGCCTTCTCAGGGGACTCCCAGTACATAGTCACAG CTTCCTCTGACAACCTGGCCCGGCTCTGGTGTGTAGAGACTGGAGAGATCAAGAGAGAGTATGGTGGCCATCAGAAAGCTGTCGTCTGCTTGGCCTTCAATGACAGCGTGCTGGGTTAG
- the Mlst8 gene encoding target of rapamycin complex subunit LST8 isoform X1: protein MNTTPGTVGSDPVILATAGYDHTVRFWQAHSGICTRTVQHQDSQVNALEITPDRSMIAAAGYQHIRMYDLNSNNPNPIISYDGVNKNIASVGFHEDGRWMYTGGEDCTARIWDLRSRNLQCQRIFQVNAPINCVCLHPNQAELIVGDQSGAIHIWDLKTDHNEQLIPEPEVSITSAHIDPDASYMAAVNSAGNCYVWNLTGGIGDEVTQLIPKTKIPAHTRYALQCRFSPDSTLLATCSADQTCKIWRTSNFSLMTELSIKSSNPGESSRGWMWGCAFSGDSQYIVTASSDNLARLWCVETGEIKREYGGHQKAVVCLAFNDSVLG from the exons ATGAATACCACCCCAGGCACGGTGGGCAGTGACCCTGTCATCTTGGCAACTGCAGGCTATGACCACACCGTGCGCTTTTGGCAGGCGCATAGTGGCATCTGCACTCGAACAGTGCAGCATCAGGACTCG CAGGTGAATGCATTGGAGATCACACCAGACCGAAGCATGATTGCTGCTGCAG GTTACCAACATATCCGCATGTATGATCTCAACTCCAATAACCCCAACCCCATCATCAGTTATGACGGAGTCAATAAGAACATCGCATCTGTGGGCTTTCACGAGGATGGCCGCTGGATGTACACGGGCGGGGAGGACTGCACGGCTCGCATCTGGGACCTCAG GTCCCGGAATCTGCAGTGCCAGCGCATCTTCCAGGTGAATGCACCCATTAATTGCGTGTGTCTGCATCCCAACCAG GCAGAACTCATTGTGGGTGACCAGAGCGGTGCTATCCACATCTGGGACCTGAAGACAGACCACAACGAGCAGCTGATCCCTGAGCCTGAGGTTTCCATCACGTCTGCCCACATTGACCCCGATGCCAGCTACATGGCAGCCGTCAATAgtgct GGAAACTGCTATGTCTGGAACCTGACGGGAGGCATTGGTGATGAGGTGACTCAGCTCATTCCCAAGACCAAGATCCCAGCCCACACACGCTATGCCCTACAGTGCCGCTTCAGCCCTGACTCCAC GCTCCTTGCTACCTGTTCAGCTGACCAGACGTGTAAAATTTGGAGGACATCCAACTTCTCCCTGATGACCGAGCTCAGCATCAAGAGCAGTAACCCTGGAGAGTCATCCCGTGGCTGGATGTGGGGCTGTGCCTTCTCAGGGGACTCCCAGTACATAGTCACAG CTTCCTCTGACAACCTGGCCCGGCTCTGGTGTGTAGAGACTGGAGAGATCAAGAGAGAGTATGGTGGCCATCAGAAAGCTGTCGTCTGCTTGGCCTTCAATGACAGCGTGCTGGGTTAG